The window GGTCAAGAGAAACAGAATGTACTATTGGAGTGAGTGTCGTATCTCTCGTCATCCAGCTTGAAGTTTGAGCCATCTTATCAAGAAGAATCTTATACTCTGTGAATGATTTGCTCAAGAATGAACCTGAAGTATCTACATTGGCCTTCAAACTATCAGCCAAACCCATATAGAATATTTGTCCTAGCATCTGATCTGAGATGCCATAGAATATTTCACCAACATGCCCTTAAACGTTTCCTAGGTTTCTTGCAAAGTTTGAGTTGGTTTCATCATAAactgcaatatctcatcaatttgccttccAGTCTTATTGATTGGATAGAACTTGTTTAAGAACTTCTTGACTAGTTCCTCCTATGTagcaatggagtttattgggagcgaattcagccaagtttgagcctcCCCAGCCACTAAAAATGGAAACAGTAATAATTTGATTGCTTTGGGTGTCACATTCGGATGTCTTTGAGTGAAACAAATTGATAGGAAATTCTTTAGATATTGCTATAGGTCTTCGACGTAAGACCCGGAGAACAAATCTTTGTTttgcagcaagtgcagcatgttGTTTGTAATTTCAAAAGTCTCCGCTTTTATCGTAGGGACTACAATTGCAGTTGCCAGATTGTCAGCAGTTGGTTGTGCCTAATCATATAAAGTAGCCTCCGGCACCAAGGGTGCTACCACTCTGATGTTTGGGTCAACTTGGTTTGTTTATATTGTTCATTTCAATTTCGATTTGCTCATTTTGTTTTAGTTGTTTGCCCTTCCTGTTATCCCGATTCAATGTCTTGGATGCTTTCTCGGGACTTGAGAGACCTTTAAATAGTTCACCAGTTCTCAAGGAGCTTCTAGGTATGCACCTGAGGCACAGAAGAATTCATACgtgagaatttcaatggaaaTATTTTTAGCACCACGAAAAATTGATCTAAACTACAAATCCTAGAACTCCGTTGTAATGAATAACatcgttagttccccggcaatgACGCCAAAAATTTAAttacgcccaactatgccttataaaaaggactaagcggtcgctgcaaaaatTATCCGATTCAAGAGTCCAGAGTCGAATTCCATAGGGAGCTAACCTATTTGCTATAATTTTTCAGTATCATTAATAATAAGCTCAGACAACTTTTAGAGTTCAACAATTGATTTGTGAATTAACAAAAAATACTTAACTaaagaaaaatgacaataaaaactatCAATTAGCAAGAATAAGGTTGAATTAAAGGTAAAAAGATCTAGGGTTTACGATTTCCCCCATTGTCAAATTAATTCCTGACatgttagctataatctcgccgcaACACTCTCTAAACATGATGAGTTCTGGTTTACTgcaattatctctcgatcaattacgataatttactagaagtattctctcgaactactctagctGACAATTCGaacaactcataaatatcacgtcaaagcttcgttatctctaatcccacttttaaattcaagtaattaatctcttaacttactcgaaagtggcgttgttcaacaacaatctaatcaaGTGTTCTCTCTCAAGATACACAAGATATCTAGACAggattaatcaagggcccttcaATTAACCACAagaaacacatagttgaacaattaaAGAGTaaaaacggctcaattatatcaaaacaCAATCAAGCCTTCAttcaacaattggttccatcaatcCTAGATGACGGGTTTAGTTACTCATAATATTATGTAAGATTACAATATAAAAAGTCATGACCAACAATGGAACtatgaagaagaaagtgaaaaactcgtagaagaattctccgccttgctctttttttttttgtgtattcTTTCTCCTTCCGTTCGCCTCCCCTCAAAAAGTGAGTTTAGagactatttatatgggatagggtTAGCATGGGGCGAAATAATACATAGACTTCCCCATTCTCGTGTGCACTTCCACGCCTCTTTAGCTTAGTTCACTGTTATTTTCAAGCTTTCCTCATctagctcgttcactctctcgtgTGCATGCAAGAGTGAACAAGCAAAGTTCTTTTGTCTTTTGGTCCCAAATAAACTTCTTTTGCTCTTGTTTCGTCCAACCTGCTCCTACACACAAAAATGTACTTAATGCGCATAATTACTACAAAAACTCATATAATCTCCCGTATTCACACAAGTTATGAGATGAAAGTACACCCAAAAATATGCATTTTTCACCTTTTATCAATTCTCATTGCCTTAATCAGAATGGAAAAATTCTGGTAATGAGCATTTCACTTATTAATGGGCCTGAGGCGGCATGAAACTAGATTAGTCGAGGTCTCAATACAATCATCGAATACTATTGAATATATATTGATATGGAAAAAAGACATAAGAATTAGTTATGTATTGAATTAACTTTTGTACtttttttcaacttcaacttAATTTCAAATACTCTATTTTCAAATTTCAACCAATATCATCCAAATGCCTATAGTGAGTAGAACTAGCCAAAATATAAATCCAACAAACTCAAGCCAAAAATATGTTGGCAGTAGTACCCTAGCTAGTGCCTTCTCATCACAGTCTTATGAGTTAAGCCTTCCACTATTAACCACACTGACAAGAACTTAGATGTCCAAGGCCACAACTCATGGATCGGCATTTCCATATACCTATGAATTAGTATGGTTTCGTAAACTAAGCTACACGTAATTGTATATCTCACAAGAATTACAAGATAATTCTAACATGCATGTCATGATATATAGGCTAGATAAAAATTAAGTTATACTTCATGTGCCTAACAAACCTAGCTGAACCATATACATGGAACTCGATCCGACTCAAGTGAAGGGAAGAGCACAACTGCAAGAATATATGCAAGAATATATACTGTATAGGTCGAAATCTACTGCCGAGCATTAATGGCGAGGTAGTATCAAGGGAAGAGTCGATCAGAAAACGGCGGAGCTCGTGATCAGGATGTCAACAATGATCGAGGTCGAGCACCGTGGAAAGGACTGTAACGACTAGTTTTTAAAATAGTATAATAGCGGGGatattctaaaaaatattttaggcatatgtactattagggttttttaGGGATGTGTCCCATATAAAGAGGAAAAAGATAGGGAAAAGGGGCATGTAATTTTTACTGGAGAAGAATAgatctgtcactcatcattgtagGAAGAACAATCATCTAGCTCATTCATTATTGGGTGAACCACttttcctatttacttaaatgtcatttattgttatttattgttagATACTCCTCCATTATTACTAATACCTTTTGGAATATTTAATGTATGTTATTATCGGTCTCTCTCTAGATCTGTTCCACATTATACATATGTTTTGAAGTCGCACCTAGAGATGTTATCATTAACTATGTTTAATCCATCGTTACATAAATACAATAGTTTTAACCTTATACAAGTGGAAGTCGTTTGTCTGAAAACGTGTCAACCAATAATGGTATTATCTGTTGAAAAAACATCACTGCGTCCAAGGCCATATTGTGGACTTTTACATGTAAGACATTTTAATCCTATGGTGCGAAAAAGATGGTACATTACATACACTTCAAGTGACACAAAAAGCAATTGCACCTAGCAGCAAAGCGAATCATTAGAACTAAAGTTATCACTGCAGGCCTATGGAGTCGATAATCTGTTCGACCTAAGATTTTCTCTCTTATTTGATCCTTCGAGCCGGTGATATGTTCGGCCTAAGATTCTCTCTTATTTAACGAAGCGTACCAGCAATTTATTCTTTCTACTAAGAGTAGGCCTTACTGAACATGCGTAGATATTAAACTAGCTAAGAAAACGAGAGCTTTCACCACAAGTATACAAAGAGACGACACGATGATGATTACATGATATTTATTATAGTATACAGGGTTATCTTTTTCCAttaaacacacacacaaaaaagaagaagaagtaggTGATGAAATTAACAAAACAAAATCTTGGTTTTCTCTACCTTGGGGTTCCAACCAAGGCCAAAATCTTTCCAAACCTGTCTATTGGATGACAAGATCCTAAAATATCTTTCCTAAATTAGCAAATTATGACCATATTGACGTATTTTAATTTTCTTCTCAAACAGTCCTAGCCTATTATCACCCAACCTTGTCAAGTATGCTGATTTCTTGTATTCACCCCATGTAAATTCCTCGTACAAACTTTCTTCTCCTGCCTCCATTAAAGAAGATAAAGGTGCTATTTTTGCACTCAAAGGTGGTCCACCAAAATAGATCATTGACAACCTTGATTTCAAACTGTTCGCCAAAACTCTGTGCCTTACACTCCAAAATCTCCCATTAGTCATTACCTGCCATCAAAATATAGACAAACAAAAGTTAAAATAATCAAAAATTTCAATGAGAAAAAAAATCCCTAATTGTACTCCTAGTAATAAGGTATATATgtagtttattattattattattattattattattattattattattattattattattattattattattatgtatttaagttatatacacggATACCATTAAAAGTGTTTTACCAAATCAATGAAGTTAACCAATTATAGAAGATTACTACCATTTTAAAACTTTGTGCTTATATAGATATTTACTTATAATTATCATACAAATAATctgattatataaatatttttgcattatcagtttataaaaataaaaacattaaGTACTGTAataggaaaagaaagaaaaacagacGAAAGAAACTAAACCGTCGTAGATTTGGCCATTTGGGATAAGCAAGAACGAAAACCCACGGCGggaggaaaggaaaaaaaaatagaaacctTTTTCTAGGATTGAAAAATCTATAAGCTAAGACAttttattatttctttatttaaatttttttattacacAAGGACTAGAAAGGAAGGTGAACAGTGAGAATTGAACGTCATGATTTAGAACCATATAAACAAACTATAtattaatgcttgcattagagtTAGTCGTCTATATCACACCTTTTAGAGTACGGTCCTTCCCGGATCCTCCGACTGCCCTTTTACTTTTACATGTATGACTAGACTGTAAGATGTGAGAGTTGACGTTCCCATTTTGTGATTAATTTATAGACACGAAAATTTTTATTACCTGCAAGGAATCACCAACAATGATGAAAAAGGAGTAGTGATCAGGTGGGACTGAGACCCATGTCCCATCTTTTAGACAGATTTGCAAACCAGTTGTGTTATTAGACCTTAGTACTGATATTACTTGTGGGTCTGTATGCTCCCCAAAACCAATCAAATTTCTACCTCCACTCAATGCTTCAAGTTGTGTGCATGGTCGATAGTGATTTAGCCTAAAACAAGAGTCACTCTTTTGATCCCTTAGCAGCTTACTTAGCACATTTTTTGGCTCAATTTTTAATCCTTCTGCTATCATTTCCAGCACAAGACATGCTATATTTCTAACTCCTGACACATATTCATTGACTGCACACCTGTATACAAACACAAAAGGAAAGGAGTTAACTAAAATAAAGGAAATGGTGCTGATGTTTAATTATTTTGCATGGAGTTTAAGAATAATTTTTGAAACTTGTATTCTAAAAGTAAGGCATGAAAAATTTATGTCGCTGTAAATAATCAGATtaagagtttaaagttaaattattacgTACTTACTACTAAATATAGAAATGTTTCAATTCTTTTTCAAATTATCTAAAAAGAGATCGAAGAGTCTCACAAACTAAAACAGAGGGAGTAATAATATTATATATTCGAATCCTAAATGTAGAAATCGAAGAAGAAGGTGGAACATCTCCCTCAAAAGATATAATTAAGTAGGCGTGTGCAGATGATATTTGGTTGAAGTTTGTAGCAGAAAGAACGAAAAGCCCAAGGTCAAGGTGCATAGCAATCTTTTTAAAAATAGGGGAGTACAGAACAAGAGGTTTGCAAGACAAAAGAGAATCTGCTGGAACTACCTAAAAGAATATTTTACTCAATTCCCATGTTACTATTTTAAAAGGTGGAAGAAAAtaaaattccaagaaaaatattagaagttgattgttttttttaaaaaaaaagtatatcAATGTTGTAGTTGTGTTTTAACATGAGTTTCACTCGAAAGAAGTTTAAAATTTTGTGAGAATATTATTCAGACAAGTTATTTAatatttcattgatattttaaATACTAAAATTCAGTATTTTGTATACTTCGACTTGCAAATAATGACGCGGTGTTCGCAACTGAAGTCATGGCCAAACACATCGACACACATTAAATATTAACCGATGTTTTTCAGCAGAGTAACTCAAGAAAGCCGCATAAGTGAATATACTAATAAATGACTTATGGATAATTGAGTGATATTCGTGTTTCTACTAAAAAAGAGTATGGTTGCTGAAAGAGATTTGCTAACGGCAATAATATCCGTGGACAAAAAATAGCATACAGTACTTAGGTAAAAGGAAAAATAGTTAGAAGACACGTTCTTGGTTTTGTCAAAAAAACAACACATTCAGAAATTTCAAGAGTTTGTTGCACTTACCAGAAAAGGTGAGAATTTCCAGGAATATTAACGGATTTCTCTGAAATGAGTTCAGAATTTGTAGAAAAGAGAAGATATTCAATCCAACCAACATCACCATTTGTGCCAATTCTTTTGTTACCATAACCAAAAGGATTAGCAGGACCAGCTTTGTCCTTCTCACACTGCGGCAAATTAAAGAACTTAACAGCTTCACCTTCTAATTTGGTAATTGTTTCCTTAGGAACATCATGATTGACAACCTTAAAAAATCCAAATTCTTGACATGCTTTTGTAATATGGAATTTAGCTTGAGGGTCTAACATGTCTATCACTGGAATATCAATACTGAAATGATCATCAGAGACATGAGGTTTGCATGTTTTAATGTGAGAAGAATTTTCAAGAATTGGTTTAGATGAAACCACCATATTTGTATTTTCgagatttcttttctttttctacgAGGAAGAACAAGAATGGGAAAAAAATTGCTGGTTTAAT is drawn from Nicotiana tomentosiformis chromosome 12, ASM39032v3, whole genome shotgun sequence and contains these coding sequences:
- the LOC104088697 gene encoding gibberellin 2-beta-dioxygenase 1-like, whose protein sequence is MVVSSKPILENSSHIKTCKPHVSDDHFSIDIPVIDMLDPQAKFHITKACQEFGFFKVVNHDVPKETITKLEGEAVKFFNLPQCEKDKAGPANPFGYGNKRIGTNGDVGWIEYLLFSTNSELISEKSVNIPGNSHLFWCAVNEYVSGVRNIACLVLEMIAEGLKIEPKNVLSKLLRDQKSDSCFRLNHYRPCTQLEALSGGRNLIGFGEHTDPQVISVLRSNNTTGLQICLKDGTWVSVPPDHYSFFIIVGDSLQVMTNGRFWSVRHRVLANSLKSRLSMIYFGGPPLSAKIAPLSSLMEAGEESLYEEFTWGEYKKSAYLTRLGDNRLGLFEKKIKIRQYGHNLLI